ACCGCCTCCGTTGCTCGCGTCGTGTCGTCCACCTGCTGCCGGGCGGGGATGAAGGTCATGGCGCGCTCGGCCAGCGCGGTGATGGTGAGCGACGGGTTGACGCCCGGGTTGGCCGAGATGGCCGAGCCGTCGATGACGTAGAGGCCCTCGTAGCCGTAGAGCCGGTGCTGGGAGTCGATGACGCCCGTCTGCGGCGAGTCCCCCATGCAGCAGCCACCGAGGATGTGCGCCGTGGTGGGGATGCCCATCAGCGTCTCGGTGGCCATGGCCATGGCCATGCCGTCCAGCTTCTCCGCCACCCGGTGGGCCAGCTCGGTGGCCTCGGGGATGTTGGCGGTGGGAGCGGGGCCTTCCTGCAGGCCCGTGGTGAGCGCCTTGCGCCCGCCAGTGAAGAGCCCTCGCCCACGCCTCATGCGCAGGTGCCCGTCCAGCGTGCGCATGTAGAGGAGGATCATCGTCCGCCGCGCGAAATCACGGATGAAGAAGGAGCGCACCAGCTTGATGGGATGGCGCACGAAGAGGCCGGCCAGCTTCGCCAGCCGCGACAGCGCCGTGGCTCCTCCGACGTGGGGCGCCATGAGCGAGCGGAAGAAGTCCGAGCCCGCGCCATAGCGCACCGGCTCCAGGTGCGAGTGCGCGTCCGTGTGCAGGATGGAGCCGATCGCGATGCCTCGGGACAGGTCGTTCTGGCTCTGGCTCTTGCCGGCCACGACTCCGATGAGTGCCTCGGAGTTGGTGCGCACGCCGTCACCGAGCCGGTCCGACAGCCGGGGCAGCCCGTCCGGGCGCGCCTTCAGCTTGAGGAGCAGATCCACCGAGCCCAGCACTCCACCCGAGAAGATGACCTGGCGCGCCGTGAAGCGCCGCTTGCGGCGGGAGAAGCGCGAGGTGCCCTCCAGCGCCTCCACCTCGTAGCCCCCCTCGGGCAACGGACGCACCCAGCTCACCTCCGTGTCCGCGTGAATGGT
This is a stretch of genomic DNA from Archangium violaceum. It encodes these proteins:
- a CDS encoding GMC family oxidoreductase; this encodes MEFDCDWLIIGSGFGGSVSALRLTEKGYRVVMLEKGRRLQAKDFPKTNWDLKRWLWMPQMGWRGLFKMTFFRHVTVLSGVGVGGGSLVYANTLPIPKDDFFQARSWGHLADWKTELAPHYATARKMLGAVVNPMRTLPDEIIQQVGKEMGREDHQPTTVAIYFGKPGETVPDPFFGGEGPERTGCNFCGACMTGCRFGAKNTLDKNYLYLAEKRGLTIHADTEVSWVRPLPEGGYEVEALEGTSRFSRRKRRFTARQVIFSGGVLGSVDLLLKLKARPDGLPRLSDRLGDGVRTNSEALIGVVAGKSQSQNDLSRGIAIGSILHTDAHSHLEPVRYGAGSDFFRSLMAPHVGGATALSRLAKLAGLFVRHPIKLVRSFFIRDFARRTMILLYMRTLDGHLRMRRGRGLFTGGRKALTTGLQEGPAPTANIPEATELAHRVAEKLDGMAMAMATETLMGIPTTAHILGGCCMGDSPQTGVIDSQHRLYGYEGLYVIDGSAISANPGVNPSLTITALAERAMTFIPARQQVDDTTRATEAVARPVALGA